The following proteins are encoded in a genomic region of Cervus elaphus chromosome 15, mCerEla1.1, whole genome shotgun sequence:
- the LOC122709370 gene encoding 60S ribosomal protein L23a-like produces MKMAWKVKKEAPALPKAEAKAKTLKAKKAVLKGVHSHKKKKIRTSPTFRRPKTLRLWRQPKYPQKSAPRRNKRDHYAIIKFPLTAESAVKKIEDNNTLVFIVDVKANKHQIKQAVKKLYDIDVAKVNTLIRPDGEKKTYVRLAPDYDALDVANKIGII; encoded by the coding sequence atgAAGATGGCGTGGAAGGTGAAGAAGGAAGCCCCTGCCCTTCCTAAAGctgaagccaaagcaaagacTTTGAAGGCCAAGAAAGCAGTGTTGAAAGGTGTCCACAgtcacaagaaaaagaagatccgGACGTCACCCACCTTCCGGCGGCCCAAAACACTGCGGCTCTGGAGGCAGCCCAAATATCCTCAGAAGAGCGCCCCTAGGAGAAACAAACGTGACCACTATGCCATCATCAAATTCCCCCTCACTGCCGAGTCAGCCgtgaagaaaatagaagacaacAACACACTGGTATTCATTGTGGATGTCAAGGCCAACAAGCACCAAATTAAACAGGCTGTGAAGAAGCTCTATGACATTGATGTGGCTAAGGTCAATACTCTGATCAGGCCTGATggagagaagaaaacatatgTTCGACTGGCTCCTGACTATGATGCTTTGGATGTTGCCAACAAAATTGGGATCATCTAA